A genome region from Fodinibius salicampi includes the following:
- a CDS encoding amidohydrolase family protein, with the protein MKKLLVLLLVLFWGAGVQAQNGEDAEWDVNNPGEPHEEIEFSTTEGTWMNLDVSPDGDQVVFDLLGDIYIMPMEGGEATVLRDNLAYEIQPRFSPDGEKVSFTSDAGGGDNIWVMDTDGSNARQVTDEDFRLLNNAVWTPDGEYLIARKHYTSTRSLGAGEIWMYHHSGGSGIQLVEKANEQQDIGQPFLSPDGRYVYYSQSVYPGGYFQYNKDPNSQIYVINRYDRETGETKRITGGAGGAISPTLSPDGEKMAFIKRVRTKSVLYVRDLESGIERPVYDQLSKDHQEAWAIFGPYSNIDWTPDSEQLVFWAEGKIRKLNVENQEAEIIPFEADVRQQIAEALEFEQNPAPETFTAKAIRHAVTAPDGDYMVFNAAGYLWTKELPNGTPERLTDGNAFEFEPSFSPDGNSLVYVTWSDTALGKIKVLDMNNSNAEPQTLTERKGIYRQPSFSPDGETIVYRREDGNNQQGHAYTNEPGIYTMPASGGEGTLVTEDGSNPRFSANGERIFYLGGSYLDNSYESVDLSGNDKRVHFTSKYGNNFVPSPDNQWVAFNHLFKVYIAPMPRAGKEIELSADTKAIPVTHVAEDAGINLHWSNDGQQLHWTLGEEYFSVGVQEAFDFLEGGATDKELPLDTNEGLDIGLEMEADRPDGIMALTNARIITMDGDKVIEQGTVVIRNSRIEEVGASGEVDLPSNAEVMDVDGKTIMPGIVDVHAHIGNFREGLSPQQQWEYFANLAYGVTTAHDPSSNTEMIFSHSEAVKAGHMVGPRIFSTGRILYGAEAEFKAEIDNYEDAKSALERTKAFGAFSVKSYNQPRRDQRQQVIKAARELELLVLPEGGSTFTHNMSMIMDGHTGIEHNIPVYPVYKDVHELWSASGTDYTPTLVVNYGSVSGEYYWYQNTKVWEKERLLNFTPRSIVDSRSRHRKMIPQEEYENGHILSAATAKNLQRNGVNVNLGSHGQLQGLGAHWELWMMHQGGMTELEALQVATINGARYLGMDHELGSIEEGKLADLIIIDGNPLENIRDTEKVTHTMVNGRLYDAATMNETGTREKERLPFWWEQEGYPANFDWHAQTDAHGHIQCSCGYQPAYLME; encoded by the coding sequence ATGAAGAAGCTTTTAGTACTGTTGCTGGTCCTGTTCTGGGGTGCCGGAGTACAGGCTCAGAACGGGGAGGATGCGGAATGGGATGTCAATAATCCCGGGGAACCCCATGAGGAGATCGAGTTTTCTACAACCGAGGGTACCTGGATGAATTTGGATGTAAGTCCGGATGGAGATCAGGTGGTCTTCGATCTGCTGGGCGACATCTATATTATGCCTATGGAGGGAGGCGAAGCGACCGTATTGCGTGATAACCTGGCCTATGAGATACAGCCGCGCTTTAGTCCCGACGGAGAAAAGGTATCTTTTACCAGTGATGCCGGGGGCGGGGATAATATTTGGGTAATGGACACAGATGGATCCAATGCCCGACAGGTAACGGACGAGGATTTTCGCTTGCTGAACAATGCCGTTTGGACGCCCGACGGGGAATACCTTATCGCCCGAAAGCATTATACGTCCACCCGCTCGTTGGGAGCCGGGGAGATCTGGATGTATCATCATTCCGGCGGATCCGGAATACAGCTGGTAGAAAAGGCCAATGAACAGCAGGATATCGGTCAGCCGTTTCTTTCACCCGACGGACGCTATGTCTATTACAGTCAGAGCGTGTATCCCGGGGGATATTTCCAGTACAACAAAGACCCGAACAGCCAGATTTATGTCATTAACCGCTATGATCGGGAAACCGGGGAGACGAAGCGTATTACCGGCGGGGCTGGAGGAGCGATCAGCCCGACGTTATCTCCGGATGGAGAGAAAATGGCCTTTATCAAGCGGGTGCGGACGAAAAGTGTACTGTATGTCCGCGATCTGGAGTCCGGTATTGAGCGGCCCGTCTATGATCAGTTGAGCAAAGACCATCAGGAGGCATGGGCAATTTTTGGTCCCTATTCCAATATCGACTGGACGCCCGACAGTGAGCAGTTGGTGTTCTGGGCAGAGGGAAAAATCCGAAAGTTGAATGTGGAAAATCAGGAAGCAGAAATTATTCCTTTTGAGGCTGATGTACGTCAGCAAATAGCGGAAGCCCTGGAATTTGAACAGAATCCCGCTCCCGAAACCTTTACGGCCAAAGCCATACGACATGCTGTAACGGCTCCCGATGGCGATTATATGGTCTTTAATGCCGCGGGTTATCTATGGACAAAAGAGCTTCCCAATGGCACGCCGGAACGGCTAACGGACGGGAATGCCTTTGAATTTGAGCCTTCATTCTCTCCCGATGGGAATTCACTGGTCTATGTAACGTGGAGCGATACGGCATTGGGGAAAATAAAGGTGCTGGATATGAACAATTCCAATGCGGAGCCCCAAACGCTCACCGAACGCAAAGGCATTTACCGGCAGCCTTCTTTTTCACCTGACGGAGAAACCATCGTATACCGGCGCGAAGATGGTAATAATCAGCAGGGGCATGCCTATACGAACGAGCCGGGAATTTATACCATGCCGGCTTCGGGTGGGGAAGGGACTCTGGTAACGGAAGACGGCTCGAATCCCCGGTTTAGTGCCAACGGAGAGCGCATCTTTTATCTGGGAGGAAGCTATTTGGATAACTCATACGAAAGTGTCGACCTGTCCGGGAATGACAAGCGCGTGCACTTTACTTCCAAATATGGAAACAATTTCGTTCCCAGTCCCGATAACCAGTGGGTGGCATTCAACCACCTTTTTAAGGTCTATATTGCCCCTATGCCCCGGGCCGGGAAAGAGATTGAGCTAAGCGCCGATACCAAAGCCATTCCGGTAACCCACGTTGCGGAAGATGCCGGAATTAATCTCCACTGGAGTAATGACGGTCAGCAGCTGCACTGGACACTGGGAGAAGAATATTTTTCGGTAGGGGTGCAGGAAGCTTTTGACTTCCTGGAAGGGGGAGCAACGGATAAGGAACTCCCCCTGGATACGAATGAGGGACTTGATATCGGACTGGAGATGGAAGCAGACCGTCCCGATGGAATCATGGCGCTGACCAATGCCCGTATCATCACCATGGATGGCGACAAGGTGATAGAGCAGGGAACCGTGGTTATTCGTAACAGTCGCATTGAAGAAGTGGGCGCTTCCGGTGAGGTGGACCTCCCTTCAAATGCTGAAGTTATGGATGTGGATGGCAAAACAATAATGCCGGGTATTGTGGATGTTCATGCCCACATCGGCAACTTCCGGGAGGGATTGAGTCCCCAGCAGCAGTGGGAGTATTTTGCAAACCTCGCTTATGGCGTTACTACAGCACACGATCCTTCCTCCAATACCGAAATGATTTTCTCTCATTCCGAAGCAGTAAAGGCCGGTCATATGGTGGGTCCGCGTATCTTTTCTACGGGACGTATTTTATACGGAGCCGAAGCAGAATTTAAGGCGGAGATTGATAATTACGAGGATGCCAAGTCTGCGCTGGAGCGGACCAAAGCGTTTGGGGCTTTTTCCGTGAAAAGCTACAACCAGCCCCGGCGCGATCAGCGACAGCAGGTAATTAAGGCGGCCCGGGAACTGGAATTATTGGTATTGCCGGAAGGGGGATCGACCTTTACGCACAATATGAGCATGATTATGGATGGTCATACGGGAATAGAGCATAATATCCCGGTCTACCCAGTGTATAAGGATGTTCATGAGCTATGGAGCGCCAGTGGTACGGATTACACTCCCACGCTGGTTGTCAATTATGGCAGTGTAAGCGGGGAATACTATTGGTATCAGAACACCAAGGTCTGGGAGAAAGAGCGGCTGCTTAACTTTACGCCCCGCAGTATTGTCGATTCCCGATCGCGTCACCGTAAGATGATTCCGCAGGAAGAGTACGAAAACGGACACATATTGAGTGCCGCAACCGCCAAAAACCTGCAGCGTAACGGCGTAAATGTGAATCTCGGTTCACACGGACAACTTCAGGGACTTGGAGCCCACTGGGAACTCTGGATGATGCACCAGGGAGGAATGACCGAGCTGGAAGCCCTACAGGTTGCCACTATTAACGGAGCTCGTTACCTGGGGATGGATCATGAGCTGGGATCTATTGAAGAAGGAAAGCTCGCAGATCTTATTATCATTGATGGAAATCCGCTGGAGAATATTCGCGATACGGAAAAGGTAACCCACACGATGGTTAATGGAAGGCTGTATGATGCCGCTACTATGAATGAAACAGGAACGCGAGAAAAAGAGCGGCTGCCGTTTTGGTGGGAGCAGGAAGGGTATCCCGCTAATTTTGATTGGCATGCCCAAACGGATGCTCACGGTCATATACAGTGCAGCTGTGGATATCAGCCGGCTTATCTAATGGAATAG
- a CDS encoding Fur family transcriptional regulator, which produces MAHPAKEETIDLVKEIFSSYLKEHNQRQTPERFMVLEEIYRADGHFDADDIFFNMKEGGTRVSRATVYNTLDLLVECGLVQRQQFGKNQYHYERAYAYQQHDHIICKECGMVLEFCDPRIQEIKDMMEKIHEVNITGHSLHFFGVCKDQEACKERQEADEKEPSAA; this is translated from the coding sequence ATGGCACATCCGGCGAAAGAAGAAACAATTGACCTCGTAAAAGAAATTTTCAGCTCTTATTTAAAGGAGCATAATCAGCGGCAGACTCCCGAGCGCTTTATGGTACTGGAAGAAATTTACCGTGCCGATGGTCATTTTGATGCTGATGATATCTTTTTCAATATGAAGGAAGGGGGCACACGAGTCTCGCGCGCTACGGTCTATAACACGCTCGATCTACTCGTTGAATGCGGATTGGTACAGCGACAGCAATTTGGCAAAAACCAATACCATTACGAACGGGCATACGCTTACCAGCAACACGATCATATAATTTGCAAAGAGTGTGGTATGGTCCTGGAATTCTGTGATCCGCGTATCCAGGAAATAAAGGATATGATGGAAAAAATCCACGAAGTTAATATCACCGGTCACTCTCTGCACTTTTTTGGAGTTTGCAAAGATCAGGAAGCCTGCAAAGAGCGTCAGGAAGCGGATGAGAAAGAGCCTTCCGCTGCATAA
- a CDS encoding AMP-dependent synthetase/ligase, translated as MPTVVAFETLTELFQNLANKYRGTDKTAFARKPASDAPYETINWDQVSEDVHHLAAFLIEKGVESGDRVAILSENRYEWALVDLALQLIGGINVSLYTTLPAGQCEYILQDSEAKLFFVSTGIQLKKAHEIFDRCDDIQRVIAFDEPNIERFLDEPYVNLFEDAMIEGAKRFPEVEEEIKQRSKSIAPEDLATLIYTSGTTGKPKGVMLTHRNIVSNIKAAHQLININQDDRCLSFLPLCHSFERTAGYYAMLAGGAEIYYAESVDTVAKNMTEASPTIVMSVPRLFEKIYNLVTKSVEEGSAVKKKIFEWAQSVGQKYADGERGLITMQKKLADKLVFDKLKERTGGRIRFFVSGGAALPAEIGTFFMGAGLNIIEGYGLTETSPIMCCNTLGNEIMGTVGRVLPGVTVAIQRLEDSEIVTALSGEDYPTSIDTEQGEILCKGPNVMKGYWKNDEATHEMIDNEGYLHTGDVGKFVDGKLQITDRIKHMIVNAGGKNIYPGPIEDLFKTSKWIDQLVVVGERKPYMAALIVPDFEALEDYAEDENMTYGSISELINEERVQKIYRNEIHSYSKELASHEKIRDFRLVSNEFTVESGELTPTLKVKRRIVEDKYGHLIEDIFSNSKV; from the coding sequence ATGCCTACAGTAGTAGCGTTTGAAACACTAACTGAGCTTTTTCAGAACCTTGCTAATAAATATCGCGGGACCGATAAAACAGCCTTTGCGCGTAAACCGGCCAGCGATGCTCCCTATGAAACCATAAACTGGGACCAGGTTTCCGAAGATGTTCATCATTTGGCCGCCTTTTTAATTGAGAAGGGTGTTGAATCCGGCGACCGTGTGGCCATTTTAAGTGAAAACAGGTATGAATGGGCCTTGGTGGATTTAGCCCTGCAGCTTATTGGTGGCATTAATGTATCTCTCTATACTACGCTTCCAGCCGGACAGTGTGAGTATATTCTGCAGGATTCAGAAGCAAAACTCTTTTTTGTCTCTACCGGAATACAGCTTAAAAAAGCGCATGAGATTTTTGACAGATGCGATGATATCCAGCGGGTTATTGCATTTGATGAACCTAATATTGAACGCTTTTTGGATGAGCCATATGTCAACTTGTTCGAGGATGCTATGATAGAAGGGGCCAAAAGATTCCCTGAAGTTGAGGAGGAGATAAAGCAACGGAGCAAATCGATCGCCCCGGAAGATTTGGCTACGCTTATTTATACATCCGGAACGACAGGAAAGCCTAAAGGGGTGATGCTAACTCATCGAAATATTGTAAGTAATATTAAGGCAGCTCACCAGCTTATCAATATCAATCAGGATGATCGGTGTCTTTCCTTTTTACCGCTTTGCCACTCTTTTGAGCGAACGGCAGGCTATTATGCCATGCTGGCCGGAGGCGCGGAAATCTATTATGCAGAAAGCGTGGATACGGTGGCTAAAAATATGACGGAAGCCAGTCCTACAATCGTTATGAGTGTACCCCGCCTGTTTGAAAAGATATACAATCTCGTAACAAAAAGTGTTGAGGAGGGATCTGCCGTTAAAAAGAAGATATTTGAATGGGCACAGTCCGTGGGCCAAAAATACGCTGACGGGGAACGCGGACTGATAACGATGCAGAAGAAACTGGCGGATAAGCTGGTATTTGATAAACTGAAAGAACGTACCGGTGGACGTATACGATTTTTCGTTTCAGGCGGGGCAGCTTTACCGGCGGAGATAGGTACGTTCTTTATGGGGGCTGGCCTGAATATTATTGAGGGTTATGGACTTACAGAAACATCTCCTATTATGTGTTGTAATACCCTTGGAAATGAAATAATGGGAACCGTCGGACGGGTACTTCCGGGTGTAACGGTAGCAATTCAGCGGTTGGAAGACAGTGAGATTGTGACCGCGCTAAGTGGTGAGGATTATCCGACTTCCATAGATACGGAACAGGGAGAGATTTTATGTAAGGGGCCCAATGTAATGAAGGGATATTGGAAAAATGACGAGGCCACACATGAAATGATAGACAATGAAGGATATCTGCATACCGGAGATGTGGGTAAATTTGTAGACGGGAAGCTTCAAATTACCGATCGTATCAAGCATATGATTGTAAATGCCGGAGGGAAGAATATCTACCCGGGACCAATAGAAGATCTCTTTAAAACAAGTAAGTGGATTGATCAACTGGTGGTGGTAGGAGAGCGCAAACCGTATATGGCTGCGCTGATTGTACCTGATTTTGAAGCTCTTGAGGATTACGCCGAAGATGAGAATATGACTTATGGAAGTATAAGTGAGCTAATTAATGAAGAGAGAGTACAAAAGATTTACCGAAATGAGATTCACAGCTATTCTAAGGAATTGGCTTCACACGAGAAAATCCGGGATTTTAGGTTGGTTTCCAATGAGTTTACGGTGGAAAGTGGTGAATTGACGCCCACCTTAAAAGTAAAACGACGCATTGTAGAGGATAAGTACGGCCATTTGATAGAGGATATTTTTAGCAATTCCAAGGTCTGA